In Polyangium spumosum, the DNA window GCCTCCAGCGCGAGGTGCACGCGCCCGTGGAACGCCCCGCGCCAGAGCCTCGTCAGCACCTCGGCCGGCGTCGCCTCGAGGACCTCCGAGCCCTTCGGCCTGGGCAGGAGCACCACGTGCTCGGGCAGGTTTTTTCCGGCGTCCCCGAGCTCCGCGGCGGGCACGAGCGCGAAGAGCTCGTCGCGGCCGAGCGCGTAACACGACGCGTGCGGCACCTGCAGCCCGATGCCCACGATCCGCCGGTGGCGCTTGATCACGCGGGCGACGAGGCGGCCGTCCACCACGAGCGTCCCGGTCTCCGCGCTTCGCAGGCTTCGCTCGAGGGGGGTCGTGTCCATGCGGAGGAGCGTGGCAGCGGGGACGCCTCCGCCGCGCGCTGCACCCACGCCCATTACACCACGGAGCGCGGAGGCACAACGACCCGGGCGGAAGGCATCCTGCCCTGCGGGGCTGCCCGACCTCGGGAGACGGCATGCCCGAATCTCGCGGCGCGCCGCGGAGCCGCATGGGCATGGGGGCGCTGGCGCGTGGCTCTCGGCTATGTCCGAAGCGGGCGTGCGGCGCCGTGGAGAGGAGACGACGCATGCCGCACGGAATCCATCGGTCCCTGGGCCGCGCCTTCGCGCTTTTTGTGCTCGCGTTCGCGGGCGCCGCTGGTTGCGGCACGGACGCGGGGGAGCGCCCCGGTCAGGCCGCCGAGGAGCCCTCGGAGCCGCTCACGCACGGGCAGATCCTCGCCGTCGTGTCGACCCTCGACCAGGGCGAGATCGCGGCCGCCGACAACGCGCGGATCCGGGCGAGCGACAACGCCGTCCGCACCTACGCGCAGCGCATCCTCGCCGATCACAAGGAAGCGGAGACCCGCATCCAGGTGCTCCAGGCGATGCTCCGCGTGCAGCAAGAGGGGAGCGAGCTCCAGGCCGACGTCCGGCGGCAGAGCGAGCAGGCGGCCGAGCTTCTGCGGCAGACGCCGGACGCCCAGTTCAACGCCACCTACCTGGACACGCAGATCGGCATGCACCAGCGGACGATCACCCTCTTCGACGCGCAGCTCATCCCGCAAGCCGAGTCGCTGGAGCTCCAGACCTTCCTGCGCGACCTGCGGGAGGAGCTCACCAAGCACCTCGCCCTGGCGCGTTACCTTCGCAAGCGGTACCCGACGCCTCCGGGCGGCGGGATCTGACGCGAGCGCCCCGGACATCACGAAGGGCCTCCCGAGCGCCAAGATCGGACAGGGAACGTCCGATCTTGGTGTCGATTTCGGGAGGCCCCCTCCCATTGCATGATAATCTCGCGACCACGGCTTCCGTCATGGCCGGCGAGCCTCGCATTTTCGGGCTCGCCGCGGCCTGCGGGCCATTCTTTTCTTTATCGACCGGCCTCCCGCGGGAAGGATACGGATCCCATGCTTGTCTTGAAAAACTCTAGCCCCGGCCTCCCGGCCGCGCCGTGGACGCGCCATGCCGCCGCTCGGTGATCGCCGGATGTACCTGCCGCGTATCGCGGCCCCGCGCTGGGTGGTCTTCGCCGATTTCGACGAGACGTACCTCGCGCACGACGGCTCGCCCGAGCGCCGCCGCGATCGGCGCTCGCTCGAGCAGCTCCTCCTCGAGGAGGCCGCCTCGCTCGGCCTCGTCTTCGGCTGGGTCGCCGACGGGCCCATCGACCTCGTCGCCGCCACCGTCGGCACCCACGGCCTGCGCGTCGTGCCCCATTTCATCGCGAGCTCCTGGGGCGCCGAGCTCGATTTTTTCTCCCGCGAGGAGGGCCGCCGCCCCGTCGCCGAGTGGGACGCGCGCGTCGCGCAGAGCGGCTTCTCCCGCGCCCGCGTCGAAGGCGCGATCGACGACCTCCTCCGCCGCGGCATTCCCCTCGTCCGCCGCGAGCAGGCGGGCCGGCGCATCGATAGTTACATGTTCCAGCCGAACGGGCGCGGCCCGCGGCCGGAGATCACCTCGACCGTGCACAAGGTCGCCGAGCGCCACGGGATCGGCGTCCACGTCTACCCTTGCCACCCCGCGCTCGGCGAGCCCAGCGGCGCGCATGACGTGGATTTCGTGCCGCGTGGCGTCGGAAAACGCCAGGTCGTCGATTTCATCCTCGATCGCCTCGGCGTCCCGCGCTCACGGGCCTTCGGCTTCGGCGACGACGTGGGCGACGTCGACATGCTCTCCGCCGTCGAGCACGGCTACCTCGTCGACAACGCCACCGACGACGCCAGGCGCCGCTTCTCCCGCACCGCCGGCGCCAGTTATGCCCGCGGGATCCTCGACGTGATCGAGCGCCGCGTTGCTCCCGAGGGGGACGCCTCGCGTCCCCCTCTTGGCCAGGCAAAGCCTGGCCAATTCACCCCCTAGAGGCGAGCTCGCTACGCGACCTCGTAGAGCGCATCCGCGTTTGAACAGGGCCCCCGCGACACCGCTGTCAGGCCCGCGCCCGGGGTCTCCGAGCACGATCCCTTCTCGAATCCATGGAATACGCGGATGGCACATGCCTTGCTGGCCGTGCCGAGCCTTCCTCATTTCCGCATGAAGGAGACGAAATGCCGATGGAACGACCTTTCGCGGCGCGTCGCGCGCTGCTGCACCCCCTTTGGCTTGGATCTTTGGCCCTGCTCGCCCTGAACGACCACGTCCTCAAGGGCGCGGGCATTCTCCCCGGCGCGATCACGGGCAAATTGAGCGATTTCGCCGGGCTCGTCGTCGCGCCGGCCCTGCTCGCGGCGCTGCTCCGCCTCTCGAGCCGCCGCGGCCTCTTCCTCGCGCACCTCGCGACGGGCGCCGTCTTCGCCGCCATCAACCTCTCGCCCGCCGTGGCGCGCGCCTTCGAGGCCCTCGCGGCGCTCACACCCTTCCCCTGGCAGATCACCGTCGATCCCACGGATCTCGTGGCGCTGCCCGCGCTCGCCCTCGCGTGGCAGGTCCTGCTCCCGGCCATGCAGCGACCGCTGCCCGAGCGCCCCGTCGCCCAGCGCGCCGCCGTCGTCCTCGGCTCGCTCGCCTGCGCGGCGACCAGCGAGCCCGTCGACCCTCCGCCGCCCTGCGGCCCCGATTTCTGCGGCGGCGTCGTCCCCACCGAGCCCGGCGCGCTCGCCCTGCTCAACACCACGACCGGCGAGCGCCTCGTGCGCGTGCGCCCGCTCAAGGACACGGTCGAGGTCGATTGCCCGACCTTACTCGCGGACCCCGAATCCGCCCTCTCGCGCGAGCTCTTCGCCCCCGCCGACGCCTGGCTCCTCCAGGCGGGTCGGGGTTTGCCTCTCCAGAACAATGAAACCGCCGGGTGTGTCGCTTACCTCATCGACGCCGACGGCCTCTCGCCCACGCTGCTCGCCTGGTCCTCCTCCACGTTCCCCACCCAGCAGATCGCCACGGCGACGAATGGGGAGGATGGCCGCGGGATCCCGCTCACCCTCGATTCCAACGGGAAACTCTCGGTGGGCCCTCACGCCGCGGTCTTCAAGGCCCCCGCGCTCGAAGATCCTCCGGTCGCCCCCGGCTGCGCCTCGCCCGACGAGACCGTCGGCATCGAGTGGTCCACGCCGCTGCCCGTCGGCGGGCCCTGGCTCGTCGAAGGCGTCACCTCGTCGCCCGACGATTGCCACGCCATCGAGCTCCAGAACAAGGCGACGATGTACATCTGCGTCCCCGGATCGGCCATGCCCTTCCAGGCCGGCGACAGCATCGAGGTGAACGAGCTCGAGATCGCCGGCGGCTCCTACACCGAGGCGGTCGGCGAGGCGCCTTCCGGCAAGGGCCTCCTGATTCGCAGCGCCACGCATACGCTCCTCGCCGTGCGCGGCAACGTGCTCGCGCGGTACGAGCTCACGGGTTCGTCCGAGCCGCTCAGCGAGCCCACCATCGAATCCGAGCTCGCCAAGGGCTGCGCCGGCACGCACGACGCATGCGGCAGCCTGCTCGTCCCGCTCGAGGTCGGCTACCTCGGCGATCACGTCCCCTCGATCACCTTCCTGCGCGCGGGCAAGAGCCTCACGCTCGCGGACGGTTATGGCACGGTGCACCTCGTGCGCGCCGAGGCCATGCCCATCCGCGACACCGACTGCCCGCCCTTCGCGCGCGCCAGCCGCCATTACGAATCCGTCCTCGTGATCAACGCGGGGCCTTGATTTCAGGAGGAAACCACCATGGACCATCGACTCGGTACAGCGCTCCTCTCGACCCTCCTCGCTTCGCTCGTGCTCACCGGCTGCGCGGACGCGGGCTCGGATCAATCCTTCGGCTCCGGCGGCAACCCCACGGAGCCCGGCGGCGGCGCGACGGGCGTCTCGCAGGGCGGCGCCCAGGATTTTGGCCTCTTCCGGAAGATCCTCGAGGCGGGCGAGATTCCCGGCCCCGGCACGCTCGACGACCTCGGCTTCTTCGCCGAGCACAAGCTCGATTACGCCCCGCCGAGCTGCGGCAACGACGTCTGCATGCACGGCCTGCTCGGCGTGATGGGGAACATGATCACCGGCTCGAATTGCACCCTCGTCCAGATCGGCATGAACTCGCCGATCGACGTGGGCAATTTGCAGCGCCCGCCCCTGCACCTCGTCATCGCCGTCGACGTGAGCGGCTCCATGTCCGGCGAGCCCATGGATTACGTGAAGGCGGGCCTCGTCGAGATGATCCCGTCCCTGAAGTCCACGGATCGCGTCTCCCTCGTCACGTACTCGACGAGCGCGAACCTCGTCCTCGATCACGTGAGCGCCTCCGATACCCAGGCGCTCCAGAGCGCGTTCCAGGGCCTCTTCGCGGCTGGCTCGACGAACCTCTACGACGGCCTGTTCACCGCGTTCTCCGTCGCGGATCAGCATTTTGATCCGACGTTCCAGAACCGCGTCCTCTACCTCTCGGACGGCGTGGCCACCGCGGGCCTGCAGAACCCGAGCAAGCTCACCTCGCTCGCCGAGGCGTACGCGAAGAAGGGCATCGGCGTCACGACGATCGGCGTCGGCGCGGATTTCGACGTGGAGGTCATGCGTGATCTCAGCGAGGTCGGCGCGGGCAATTTTTACTTCCTCGAAGATCCGAAGGCCGTCGTCGAGGTCTTCACCGACGAGGTCAATACCTTCCTCGTGCCCGTCGCGCTCGACGTGAACATCGACGTGAGCGTCGGCGGCGGTTATGTCGTCCGGGGTGTGTACGGGACGAACGGCTGGCAGACGGCCGAGGGCGGCGGGAACATCAACATCCCGAGCCTCTTCCTCGCTGGCCGCACGAGCTCGGACGAGCCCATCTCCGAGGGCCGGCGCGGCGGCGGCGGCGCCATGATCCTCGAGCTCGTCCCGCGCTCGGGCGCGATCAGCGTGCCCGATCCCTACGAGGTCGGCTCGCTCGGTTTGTCGTACAAGGACCCGCTCACGGGCCAGACGAAGACCCAGTTCACGAACATCAAGGCGCCGCACCTCTACGACGAGCCCGAGACGCATTTCAGTGACGACACCGTCGAGAAGGGGTTCGTCATGCTGAACATCTATGCTGGCTTCAAGCTCGCCGCCGAGCTCACGGCCGACAGCGATCCGCGCACCGCGCGCCGCACGCTCGAGGCGCTCCGCCCGAATGTCGACGGGTGGCTCGCGGAGAACCCCGATCCGGACATCCAGGACGACCTCAAGTACATCGACATGTTCATCAACAACCTGAAGGTCGTCGAGGCAACCACCACGCCCTACGAGCCCGCCGATCCGCCGCCGCCCTGGCCCGCGGATTGACGTCGCCCGCCGTCGTCCGGGGCGCGTGCAAGGCGCCCCGGAATCCCTTATCCTCGCCTTCATGAAGCACAGGCACATGTTCGTCGCGCTCGCGGCCGCCTTGCTCTTCGCCCTGCCCGGGTGCAAGAAGCCCGGCGACGCCGCGGGCGAGCACGGCGCCGAGGCCGAGGCGTTTGGTCGGCTCTCGATCGACGAGGTCGAGGCCAAGATGAAGGAGGCGAAGGAGGGCAAGCTCGCCTTCCACGTCATCGACAACAACGCGAAGTCGACCTACGACAAGGGCCACCTGCCCGGCGCGAAATGGGTCGATCACGAGAACGTGCGGGCCGAGGACCTCCCCGCGGACAAGGAGGCCACGCTCGTCTTCTATTGCTCGAACGAACGGTGAACGGCTTGCCATGAGG includes these proteins:
- a CDS encoding HAD hydrolase family protein, with the translated sequence MPPLGDRRMYLPRIAAPRWVVFADFDETYLAHDGSPERRRDRRSLEQLLLEEAASLGLVFGWVADGPIDLVAATVGTHGLRVVPHFIASSWGAELDFFSREEGRRPVAEWDARVAQSGFSRARVEGAIDDLLRRGIPLVRREQAGRRIDSYMFQPNGRGPRPEITSTVHKVAERHGIGVHVYPCHPALGEPSGAHDVDFVPRGVGKRQVVDFILDRLGVPRSRAFGFGDDVGDVDMLSAVEHGYLVDNATDDARRRFSRTAGASYARGILDVIERRVAPEGDASRPPLGQAKPGQFTP
- a CDS encoding vWA domain-containing protein, encoding MDHRLGTALLSTLLASLVLTGCADAGSDQSFGSGGNPTEPGGGATGVSQGGAQDFGLFRKILEAGEIPGPGTLDDLGFFAEHKLDYAPPSCGNDVCMHGLLGVMGNMITGSNCTLVQIGMNSPIDVGNLQRPPLHLVIAVDVSGSMSGEPMDYVKAGLVEMIPSLKSTDRVSLVTYSTSANLVLDHVSASDTQALQSAFQGLFAAGSTNLYDGLFTAFSVADQHFDPTFQNRVLYLSDGVATAGLQNPSKLTSLAEAYAKKGIGVTTIGVGADFDVEVMRDLSEVGAGNFYFLEDPKAVVEVFTDEVNTFLVPVALDVNIDVSVGGGYVVRGVYGTNGWQTAEGGGNINIPSLFLAGRTSSDEPISEGRRGGGGAMILELVPRSGAISVPDPYEVGSLGLSYKDPLTGQTKTQFTNIKAPHLYDEPETHFSDDTVEKGFVMLNIYAGFKLAAELTADSDPRTARRTLEALRPNVDGWLAENPDPDIQDDLKYIDMFINNLKVVEATTTPYEPADPPPPWPAD
- a CDS encoding rhodanese-like domain-containing protein, with product MKHRHMFVALAAALLFALPGCKKPGDAAGEHGAEAEAFGRLSIDEVEAKMKEAKEGKLAFHVIDNNAKSTYDKGHLPGAKWVDHENVRAEDLPADKEATLVFYCSNER
- a CDS encoding DUF4142 domain-containing protein, yielding MPHGIHRSLGRAFALFVLAFAGAAGCGTDAGERPGQAAEEPSEPLTHGQILAVVSTLDQGEIAAADNARIRASDNAVRTYAQRILADHKEAETRIQVLQAMLRVQQEGSELQADVRRQSEQAAELLRQTPDAQFNATYLDTQIGMHQRTITLFDAQLIPQAESLELQTFLRDLREELTKHLALARYLRKRYPTPPGGGI